GCGCTCGTGGCCGCCGCCGAGCCCTGGTTGCATATGCCCGAAGTCGCCGGCCCGCTGTATGAAAAGGTGGTGGACGAGCAGCCGGGCAACGCCCGCGCGCTCGTCATTCTGGCCAACGCCTACTGGCTCACCGGCCGGGGACCCGAGCAGGTGGGGGAACTGGCGAACCGTGCGCTGACTATCGACCCCACCAATCGTGGGGCCTGGCATCTCTGGGCGCTCACCGAATCCAACCAGCGCGATCGCACCATCCGCTGGCTCCAGGTCACCCAGCGGTTCCCTGAAGATCAGTTGGCCCGGGCCGCGCTGGCCGACAACGCCGCGTCCCTCGCCGCCAGTGAACATGACCGGGAAGCGCTCGCCATGGCCATCGCCGCATACGAAGAGCTCTGGGCCAACTCTCCCACCGAGCAGCAGCGTGCGGCGCTCGAGACCGCACTCACCACGCTCCGCAACTACACGTTCTGAACATCCCGGCATTCCGGGCGAGACGTCTGGAATCCTGAAGACTCTGGAGAACTTCGTGACCGACCGCACCCCGGGTCCCCCGCACGCGCACGGCGGCGATGAGAGCGCCGCGCTCGCCGAGTTCCGTCAGTTCCGCGAGCGCATGAACACGCGCATCCTCGGCGAGAACAATCTCGTCATCAACCGCTTCTTCAATCTCGACGGACGCGCCTACGAAGGCGGGGCGCTCGACGTGAAGACCAAGGAACTGCTGGGACTGGTCGCCTCCCTCGTGCTGCGTTGCGACGATTGCATCACGTACCACATCGTCCGGTGCGGCGAAGAAGGTGTCACCCGCGACGAAGTGTTCGAAACGATGAGCATCGGCCTCATCGTCGGCGGCAGCATCGTCATCCCGCATCTGCGTCGCGCCGTCGATCGCTGGGACGAGGTGGAACGCATGCGTGGATGAAGAGCCGTGAGGTCAAGACCTCACGGCTTCGCGATCGTCTTCGGATCGCCGTCCGATACGAACCGCGCCATCGGGCCAGGTTTGTCGAGCAGATCCAGCGTCGTCGACAACTTGGTGCCGCCCTGCAGCGGGACGCGCGGCAACGCCTTCGGATTGAACTGCGGATCGTAGGGGCTGCGCGCCGGGCCGCCAGCCACTTCGAAGACAGCTTCGTGATGGTACGTCACCGTACGCTTCGACTTGGGGTCGACCCACGACCCCGACAGCGTGAGCGCCCGATTCTTCGGCCACAGGCCGTAGGGCAGCGCCATGCCGCGCACTTTATAGCCCGGCACCGCCGAGTCGATGGCCATCGCGCCGCGGGCGAACTGCTCCTGCACCACGGCGTCGGAGTACTTGTTCAGCTTGGCGTGCCACAGGGTGTGATTGCACAACTCGAATCCCTGCTGCACGAGGAACTGCAGCTTCCGGAATCGCCACGCCGACAACTGGCCATCGATGCCCTTTTCGCCGAAGAACGCATGACCGGCCGCCGCGGCGGGCAGCATGCAGAACAGTCCCTTCGGTTTCCACTCCGGATGCGTACGGATGAACTCCAGCAGGATGCCCACGGCACTGGTCGGATCGACCACGAGTTGGCCGTTCTTCTCGATGTACCGGAACTGACTCGGCGACGCATCGTCGAAGGTGAACAGCACGGGCGTCTTCCCCGCCGGCACCGAGAACGTCCTGTCGAGAATCTCCGACAGGTTCACCGGGACGTAGTCGCGCCGGTAGAGCTCCTCGAGTTCGGCCCGGAATCGCTCGCGCGACACCTTGTAGGAACCGTCGGCGTCCACCACCTGATGCCATTCGACGATGGGGAATCGCCCCATCTCGTTGGGCACTCTCGTTGCACCGGTGGCCGTCCTGCCGGCTGGCGCCTGGCCAGCCGGTGGCTGAGCGGCGGGTGTCTTGC
The sequence above is drawn from the Gemmatimonas aurantiaca genome and encodes:
- a CDS encoding carboxymuconolactone decarboxylase family protein — protein: MNTRILGENNLVINRFFNLDGRAYEGGALDVKTKELLGLVASLVLRCDDCITYHIVRCGEEGVTRDEVFETMSIGLIVGGSIVIPHLRRAVDRWDEVERMRG
- a CDS encoding polysaccharide deacetylase family protein; protein product: MAFLRTSSESFRSGIPARYRNNSGRMGRITRILSGTVLVGVMVGASAPTAGRSFLRGEPGESASRTGFAASAQQPVGKTSIGKAPAGKTPAAQPPAGQAPAGRTATGATRVPNEMGRFPIVEWHQVVDADGSYKVSRERFRAELEELYRRDYVPVNLSEILDRTFSVPAGKTPVLFTFDDASPSQFRYIEKNGQLVVDPTSAVGILLEFIRTHPEWKPKGLFCMLPAAAAGHAFFGEKGIDGQLSAWRFRKLQFLVQQGFELCNHTLWHAKLNKYSDAVVQEQFARGAMAIDSAVPGYKVRGMALPYGLWPKNRALTLSGSWVDPKSKRTVTYHHEAVFEVAGGPARSPYDPQFNPKALPRVPLQGGTKLSTTLDLLDKPGPMARFVSDGDPKTIAKP